DNA sequence from the Anthonomus grandis grandis chromosome 9, icAntGran1.3, whole genome shotgun sequence genome:
attgtgtGGGATCCAATGAAGACAATTTTTGTTCACGGCTAAATGGTCATACAATATCTTTTGCTCCTCATCCTAATTGATGCTCATTATACTAAGAATGCCTCAATCTCATGATTTTCATCATTCAGCAAACTGCGATCACGATAGAACTCGCGTTTCACAGTGACAAATGATGGGCTTCATCGTCAAAAGTTAGTAAGTTGAGCCATACCCCCCTGTCTTGATAATATACGTTGAAAGTCGTAAAAAATCAACGCACAATAAATAGTGTTTACGAGTTAACTCAATTTTTGAGTGACTGTAAAGAGTACATGTTGTGCTCAAATGACAATAGGTTCTGGAGAAGATAAATGTTAAACTTTAAGATGGAAACATCAATCGTAAACGTAACATCATCCTCCAATATTACGCCATCTTAAAACAATTCttcgataatttaaaatttattggtcAGTCAGTTTTTTTCAGAATACGttcgattattttaaatactatttttcaTGTTGGTTGGAAATTATAGATTTCACCAGCGGTATAGATATTTTGGTCAAAAGTATTAATCTACATCCATAGAGTTTATTGAGGCCGATAATATAGGGTGTGTGAATCCTCTTAAACctcttaattttaaagctacaACGtgttaaacttttaagaaagaaaaatattttttttaacagtattttCTTATTACTCTTTATAAGATTAATaagaacattaatttttaaggatctttattattttgtttaattaaatttgatatataaatatttaatacaaaaacagtgttaatcAATTAAGGATTATTGaccaaaaacagtgattttgcagaagaatttcttactggataaatgtgtggggtgggtggggggtgtaagagtaatgtttttgaaaaacgtttttttttttgtagaagaCAGGCCGTTTGTTAACAAAACTACCCttatccccccacccaccccatacattttaccagtaagaaattcttctgcaaaatcactgtttttcgtccatagtccttaatttattaacactggtTTTGTATACATAACtgtaatacataaataaattcgttacattttctatttctatataAGGATCGCATTAGAACCGCGTTCAAGGGAAATTAGCTTTGGTTATGTGTAAAAAAGGTCATAagatcaataataatttaagtatcaATAAAACAgagattttgcagaagaatttcttactgggtacATGTGTGGGGTGGGTTGGGGGTCAAGGGTagtgtaatataaaaaataaacaaattatagcaaattttttgtaattttaaaaagtaaattatttaataaaattgttttttgtttccaaggcaattatttattgaaaaaaaaaaaacgtttttcaataaaaatacctttagCCCCTCACCTACCCCACACATATACCCAGTGAGACGTTCTTCTGCTTAATCACACtggttttgtatttatatagaagtaaaattaaatttgaataaaaaaattaatccaaaagaATAAAGACCATGACcccaatatatattatttaaatttgatataattttgtatataaatatttagtacaaaaactgtgttattagattaaatattatcgACGAAATCAGCTCAAAATATCAGCgaaattttaaaagcattttttgatgtcAAAGATTCTATTTAACTGTACCGGTTTTTTCTATCAAAACATTCAATATCATTTCTATGTGAGCATTACTGGTAGAGGAGAAAATAATATAAGTAGAAGTTCCcctaaaataatagaaattctTTATTGGCTTGGAAATTATAAATCATCCATCTTAACCGTAATTGTTAATTTATCACgttgtttattttattcaaatattttttctctcttGTGATATTTATCGCAGCAGTGATTTTAACAACGCCTTCTCTCATAAATAACCAAACATATTTTCCTTGtctagaataaaaatttatttaaattgaggGTAGTTTTAAGGGTCTCTTTAAATGTGATAACATGTTTatccttattaataataaatatttatcagagCAATTTGAACGGttctttaaaccaaaaattaaaaaaaaaaatttatatgagtTTTAGGCATAATGAATAAATGATTTATCTAAGCAgtggtttttgttttatcacagtttattttagttaacctattttatttgtaatatttataacattaatgATTTTAGCGTTTCCAgcaaccaaaaattaaaaaaaaaagcgtaGATTAAAtcatattgaaatttttgttttatcacgttttttttcgattttttttctcgttttatttAACTGAATATTATATACCAATTCATTTAAAAAGGGAGTGATATAATTTCTATAAGGAATATTAAATGAGAAACGCATACAAGTATTTTAGAGCTTTTGAATTGATATTGATATGGCCAAAGTGATtgcattattatagattataTCTCCATAATTAAGTAAGGATAAGATTAAATAAAAGCAAAGCTTAATTTATTGTCAAGTATAAGTGCCAAATTTTTTGCTTCTGAGAGCACTGGAATTTTTTATAATGCAAATATCAATAAcaagagtttttaagattaaatcaatactttttttatttgagcCAAGAAAGAGAACATATAACTTAGAGGTATTTAACTTAAGATTATGGTCTTCAGCAAATTTTTAAGTCCTGATTGAATTGATTTTGAGAAAAAGAAAACGATTTTCAAAGATGACCATCTTATAGCTTACTTAagttgacaattttttaaacttcttattCACCGCCAATTCGTTTTcaataaaacatattattagaaattttacGGTTTTATCATCTGCAATTTATTGccaaaactgtaaaaaaaaatacaaagaaaaacttATCGTAATCGTTAGcttataattttgtattaacGATTTCCACTTTGGTACTCGTTGAATCCCTGATATCtgaagatttatattttttaaatataaaaaatatgttttttcttttgccaACCTTGCTTGGACTCTGAGGTGGATTAGGTTTCTTATTTGGTGTCTTTGTTGGTAAGGACTCCGATAATATCCAACGACATAACCTAGAAAAATTAGGTTCATACTTGACATCAACGTATTAATTAAACTTACTTAGTTTTTCTAAATGCGGTCCGGAAAGACACGTTGGTAACAGAATAAATCAATGGGTTTACGGCTGCGTTGGCTATAAGCAAATACTTGGATGCAAACCATAATGTGTAATATGTTCCTTGCacctaaaaaataagaaatttgtaatgtaatattaataaactttttcttcCAGTATTTGAATGATATATATCACATTAGCGTATGAAGTTTTCTTTCTGACTGCAATAGTTGTTAGTAAAGGTTATTATTTTCTAGGTATGGATGCTAACAACGAAAGACGCATTTTCGAATTAATAGTGGAAACGACAAGTCAACCGGAAACATCCCAGTATTTCTTAATTACACCGAAACTTGTGCccaatttaaattattccagaCAACTTCTCGTTCACATCGTACACAATGGGCCGATGATTAATGCAGATCAGAAATGGTCTGCTTCTAAATTTTGTAATCCCAACCGGTTACAAGTTCAATGAATGTTTGGCGGTAAACAAATTTAGTGCCTGGAAAATGACTTGTACCTGATTATAAAATGCACTTATTTGTTTTCTGGTAAGTCTAAATGTAAAAATGGCGGTAAACGTATTTTGTAATGTATGTATGATTTGTACAGACTTATTTGTTGATTTTGTTTAGTGTTTTGTACTTGAATATAtaacctattttattttaaaacaatatttgtttttttttatcatatttttctgTTAGACTGATCTCTATAAATGACTTTTCTTTACTGATTTACATTATCTCTCTCATATTGGGAAAAAAAGAacaatctattttttataatatacaccctttaaggatgttttaaaatatgaaataaatttacttaCTATATTTGTGACACTAGTTGTAACCCCTGATGCGCTAGCCTTTAAAACTTGGTGGCGATACATTATGAAAGCTGTGTAGGGCAAATGACAAATCATAAAGGTCAGTATCACAATAAACATCATTTTTGCAGCATTTCTTTTATATCCCATTTGGTGATGACTGAAGTTTTTCACTATAATCTTTTCATATTTGCTTAGCTAAAATATGCCCTTTACAGTGGTGtatgttaactaaaaattaattttaagttaccTTTACGAATATAGCGCTGTAGCAAATCATCTGTATAGATAACGGTAACAGAACTAACGCGGTAATAATGACGTACCAGTATATGTTCACCACAATGGCATCTTCAATGCAGTAGGTTTCATCAAAATTCTTCCAATTGCGctccttaaatttattttgtcgtTAATCCGTCCatatataatatactaaatGTCTGACTAATGATaggaaaaactttaaatattgtgtAGTGGTTAAATATTCTCTAGGATCGAAAAGGAAATccctatttgttattattttattttatttaaaaattaatggttttcgaaatattaagaattttataattatttattcaaaaaataccGTCAGGTACGACGCTTATTAAGATACGCTATTAATCGGTCATGGCGAaaacttcttttgatatttgATAGCAACCTCGTCAATTTAACAATGTTGATCATTagcgtttttttttgtcgaCATGGCTATAACTACTGCCATACttgatttaaaaagaaattattaaatttcaataactaataatatttcaaataggCATCTTTATATAAACTTGTatttcaaaattgattttttaggctttttttcTGAcccccatttttttttaatttattgtatatataaactgttaaaatatttaatcagttAAAAGAAATTCATGAGAATATATAGGCCTGCAAAcgcaatttttacataaaaactaaactaactCAAAAACGTTTAGACTTAGCACAGCACATTCTACCTTAATTATTTCTAGAATTCTAtttagaatgtaaaaaaatataatacataggGTGTATAACAAAGATTGTACCAGTTTTAAATAGAACTGGAACACCGTATAATTTCGTGATGTTTCCTGAACAATCTACTATTCCTAGTATTAGGAATATACGGGACAATATCATATGAGAACCGTTATCGTTAGAAAGATTCTTAGAGAGGAAAGTAGTGTATTATTTGATCTTTTCTTTAGACGCAACTTTTCTATATCTACTTTgaaaccttaaatttaaatagtctGCTACTTCATAATCTTACCCTATAGTTCCTAAAAAACCCCAATGGAGTCGACAAACCCATCGCTATCAACCATGAGAGACATATGACCATTTTAGCTCTAGGTTTATCAATTTTACTTTCATTAGGCAATACTATCGCTGTTAATCTATCATATGTTATTGCTGACATACTTATAACACTTGCCAGTAAAATTGTACCTACGGCGTATAAATTATAGACAAGACTGTGAATAACTGTTACTAGATAAATTTTATACATTCCAAAGGTCCTTCCAATTTACATCCAACAGGGCCCAGTTTGTAATTTTGATAGTAATCATATACGAATATGAAACAAGGATAAATTATGGTAGATAACATGTCTGCTACTGCCATATTGCCTAATATTAAGTTGCTGGGGGTTCGTATATGTCTGTTACTCTTAAGGACGTAAATTACCCATAAATTACCTaagaaaaaagtgaaataagcaaaacttttgtaaaattgaaaaaaaaaattatatatacctGCTAAGCCCGCAATGCAGAGAGGAATAAACATACATAGCTTTGTAATGAGATCTTTGGTGCCCTTATTGTACCAAATTGTATTAGGGAAATCCTCGGTTTCATAATCGATCTAAGtggtaatttttgttaaaacttaaaTGCATATCTTTTTCTGGAATACATACCGTTGTATTGTGACTACTGCTAGTTAAATTTAGCTCACTTCCattcattttcaaaacattgtTTTGTACGCACTTATATATCTACTCTGAACTTTTTAGGCCACTTCAATATTAAAACAACTCATTCGATCAAATAAGTGTTATCAGTGTTGGCAAACTGTGGAAACGGCAGAAATTGATTTCTGTGTACCAAgcttttagtttgtttttttgtcGATTGTTTATCTAGAtacttaataaagaaaaattaattgtcGATGGGTGATGTATCGCTTTTCTACTTACAAAAAGGATATCTGTACTTGTTTTTCATAGTTGGTAATGATTTACACACGTTTTTTGTTAATGGATTTATTATTATCCcatgtatattttctaaaagcAAAATACGTACAAAATTAAGTCTGACCAAATGATTTTGAGAGATTTCTACATCAACTGTATTTACAGTATCGTGTTtatggatttaaaaattttccaaaaacaaagattacattgtgttttaaaaatctCTTATGTGAATTTTTCAATATACCTAAAAAGCTGTCCACTAAATACAAAGTAAATGttacttattttgaaaacatttaagcaacaaaaaaaacttttttgaagaCCTTTTGAACtactttttatgttaaaataatcttggttttagttttaattagaaataaaattctgagtataggtatatattaattttttgtatatttttcagtGAATATATTTGGAATATGTAAACAATAGATGCGATGCAAAACATGTTCCAATCACATGCTTGGAATTTGATGTAAGTATATATTTCTCGCATTGAagtatattttatatgaaaagcAAACGCATTAGtaatttctttgtaatttttttgaaaattaatattttatgtatttatattacattacatCCCAAAAATGGTGGGTGTCGATATCGGCTTAAGATCCCCTCTTGCAACAGTCTATCTTTCGTAGAAATAACAATTAACtcttttatgaataaataaagaaagttATCCCAGTCTCTTTGGTGGCTAAAGACAACTTTGGCCAAATGCCGATTAATGGTTTTATTCATTCGTTCCAAAAAGCCATCTAACGGTAGGTGTCATGCAGTAGTCCTCGTTTTCTTGATTTCAAGCGCCTTACAGATGTTCTGAAACTGGATTCAAAATTTcgtccttggtctgaatgttaATCTCAAAAGTTACACTAAATCGGTAGATCCATTCTTTTATTAGGGCGTTAACATAGAGGCTTCCTGGTTTGATAGAGGATATCAGCCTATTTGCTGAAGTAGTCCATCACGACCACGATATATTTATTCCTTGCTTCTGATTTAGGAAGCGGACTAGCAACGTCAATAGCAATCCTTTCAAAGGGACTTCCCTCGTTGTACTGACGCATCAAAGCTTTCTGCTTCCTCTATGACCCATTACTTGCATATCCAACTTATTTCTTGCACCAGTCCCTTACATCTGCCTTGCTATTGACCCACTAAATTTTTCCCTCACTTTTTCCATGGGTTTTGTTAGATAAAGAGAGAATAAAGCTATCCTCTTGACGCACCGGCATGGATTTCCTCTACCAAGTCCGAAATCCGACATTTAGGCACAACGATTTGCATTCTTTCCTTTTTGCCGTCGTAGTCAACTATTTGCCGTCGCAAGAATCCATCTTCCAAAATTAGAGAGTTCCATTGTGCCTAATATGACTTGAAATTCGGAGAATACTTGGCAACTTCTTCCCTTCCTTTATCCAGGTTAGGAGTATCTGGATATCAGGGTCTTCCTCTTGATCtcttataagatttttatattgTCAAGTATCATCGACGATGGTGCTTGCTACTCTGCCCGCTGACAATGTTTGCAGTTTTGTGGACAGGATCTTTTTCACAGGGTATCTACATTTCCATGGATTCTTCCTGTGCGGTCTTCAGTGTCAAATTCATACTCCTGTAGCATCTATCCTTCTTGCCACTTGACCCTCCCGATTTTAAAGCTGAAGGAGTCATTTTAAAGCTGCATAGTCATTTCGTAGCAGAAGCTTGCCATAAAGGTACTTGTAGAAGTACTCTATCCATCATCCAGCAACGCAATAGTTACACTTTGGCTTGAACAGGGTCTTACCAAAATAGATGACATTCTTTTCTTGGCCACCCTGGATTTCGGACAGCACGTATCCTATACCCACATCGCTAGCATCAGTACAAATTTTCCTTCAGATAAAGGTAGCTCAGGATGGTGCGCTTGTCAGAGCCCTTTTTTAGGTGATCGAAAGCTTCCTGACTTGTGACCTTTGGAATTTTGGTTTTCCTTCTGGTCAGTCTGGTCAATGGTTTTGCGATGTTTGCAAATCCCTCCATATAGCGTCGGTAGAAAGTGCATAATTCCAAGAAGCTGGCCAATCTTTCTTCTTTAAGGACTCCTTGTTTAAAGCTTAAGTCAAAGCCGTTAGTGTCCATTATATCCATCCCGATGATCACCTCATCCTCAATCTAAGCCACTATCACAGGACGTTCAAATGTTACTTTTCCTAGGGTAAACGTTCAGTTTGTTTCAACATGGACATTTGCTTGATCTTCCGTCGCTTTTCGTAGACGCTATTTTGATTGCCGAACCTTGCTATACCGGGtcctataattgtttttgtagTAACTGTATCCAGCAGTACAGGGTTTCATCTATATACGTGTCGACAAAAACACTTTTGGTATGTTGAAGCAGCGAAGAGACCTGGGCCCTGTTTACGGGTGCTTGCTGAATAAAGGTCGCAACGATCCAACTTCTAATACTTCCAATGATCGCTCCTTGCTGCCTCTTGACTTCCGAATTGTCGAGAGTGGAACTAGTAACTTCTTTAGCCACATTTTCAACACTCAATTTCAATTTCTGGTCCTGGGGGCTACGTTCTCCAATCGCCTCCCTAATCATCCGCTTAACCGATTCTTCAAAATCGTCCCCGCTTGGAATCACTTGCCAGACACGAGCTTGATCCTTGTTTGGGTTTTTGGCAGCCTCAAATTCAAGGGCCCCTTGTTAATGCATCTACTAGTTTAGGTGTATGTGCTAGTAGAAATACCTGCCTTATTTCACCGTCGCGGAGTCGATCCAGGAATGCTTGAACTGTCAAATGTTTCATGATTCTTTCAGGGAAATCTAGATATACCAGTCGAATCAAACATGCAATATCGTTTTCAAACTCTTGCAAGGACTGTATATTGCTACAAGCTTCGTTCTTGTTGTTCACTGCTGAAGGTCTACGGGACAGCTCATCGATAGTGTTGACGTTCAATGttgcaattttgttttgaaCATCCTGGATGCTGTTCTCCAATGAAAAAATCCGCTTTTTCAGTGAAGAATATGTTTCcataatttcttcttttaatttctttttgttttcaaaaatcttttcttCCGATGTGACAGAATTCTCTCTTAGCTTTTCTCTAAGCGCGCTTTTTCAATTGGTGAGTGTAACAAAGTTTCTTCCAgttttgcaaaattttccatcAAATTGGCTTTTGATCGATATCGCTTGCACCATCAAAAGCAAAGTTGTCCGGGTCATCGCCTTTCTTAAGTAAAGCGTTAAGAAGCCGCTGCTACTCCAGCTCagcaacttttaaatattaaatacaccAGTTTCGGCGTTTTCTCACACTAGTCCTTTTAGTTGACTAATATTCAATTCACACCTCATACCTGTGTAGTTACCGTTCGTTAAGATGTGAATTAAAAGACTCACTCGATGCACAAAATAGTCTTAGtgatttattttactttacacACTAAAGACTACcggaaacatttatttacacggtatttatttactacttatgtcgatttaaaagtcgcgccaatattcctaCTTAAATAGGTCTCGCAGCGGCGCaggctccttatatactaacTACTACAGATCATgcttccggaagattcgctaaccttcTACGCCTTTCCAGAGATGTGCGGTTACCCAATAACACAGAATAAAAGCAATTAACTGGAAATCAATTTTCAATCaaggttattaataaacaaacaaaGGTAGAgacttaaacaatttttatttaaactcgttaaaaagtattattaaatgAGCCCTGACCCCAATATACTTTATATACAAAATGcagtaataagtttttttaaatatacaaaacatgCTCGAAACTGATGAGAAGGGAGTAGCCTAAAATAGACgtctttacaaaaaatataatattctacaAAATATGTatcaaaattgttaatttatacCCCTaattgctattttattattgttacgGTTAGTATAGGCaatgatgataataataatttggagATGTCTGATTATCATAGTGTATAAAGTAATAAAGTAACTTgacaatacttttttttagtattaagaCTGAGATACTGAAACAAACAATTGCTAGCCTAATTACGTAACTATTAAAGGCAATCGTCTACAGTCTTAATAGAGTaccatattataaaaaataatacacaattcatataaataaagtcttataaactagaaaataaaataatcaatttataaTAACAAGAAGCATCaaataaacgtaaaaaaaggcaaaataataATGTGTTTCACATAATATAACATAAACTGAATCTCGCgcgaagaaataaataaatttcgaacCATTGGCTAAGTACTAGTCaacataatattatatacaaacgcaatatttattattggacCGGCGAATTAAGATTAAATGCAACCAAAtggaaatattatatatttgtatactTAAATTGTCATTTAAGTCACTATAAGATTGACTTTAAAGCGAATTTCGGTTAAATGCGGCTCTGATTTAAGCAAGAACTCTCAGGTCCGTACCAgaaaagaaatgtttaaaaaaaatgtttaattgggTCCATCGTCCCCGTCCATGGCTTCGTCCTGTGTGGTGGAATCATCACCTGAGCCGTTGCCGCTGGTCTGGATGGAACCTCGCTTGGTTGAGCTAAGGCGGGATGAGGACAGGCCCATACCAGCACCCCTCCTGTAAAAAAGGATTtgtaaaaaaggtattttatttaaaggagTTTTGCAAACCAGGCGaagcatttaaaaaacttgCCTTAGCTTAAGGATTGAAATTTAAGGATGCGGAAATTATGGATACTCCCTAGAAAaatttagataataaaaaatcttgtaaGGAAAACTAAATGTGACTGAAAAGGTTGTTTTAAAGCTAATTGTTAGACCAATTGGTTAAATGATATGCGTAATACTTGCTGCACCTACTTTTGTGTAAAAAATGAATGGAAACCAaagatttatgtttatttttgagtATATACGGGATGATCCACAGATAACACATCGGTAACGCTGTTTATTGTAATGTCGAATAGAGCCTaaacatctattttttttaaatatattcgcTAAAAAAGCGGACCagataatttttagttttaaaatagcCACTGGtcaaaagtatattaaaattgtatcaaTTTACTTTCATTTTTATAGAGTGTTTTTAAATGCTCACCAAGTTATTTCGTTAtcaattatttatgaattatatCAATAACATGACCAACAAAAGATAATCAACTATTACGCCGAGGTCTCACATAAAACTTGTCTTGGAATGGTTGAACTGCTTAGTTTGTAAAAGTAGagttaaaaacttaaaactttgcATTTGGTAACATTACGGCTTAGTTTACCCGTTTTGTAGAATATTAAACTTCCAACTTTCCAACTTAAAATTTTCACTAGTTTTTATTTTGCGAATAACAGGAAAAAATATGTTGACAGTAGACCAACAATGATCTTGATTTAATGATAAAGAAACCAGAACGAATAGCTATAACAACCTTTCCTCAAGTGACAAAGGTTAAATCCAATTTTCAGCATTTTAGAAAGAAGTATCCCATAATAGGTGATATATCAGAATATTATCACCTATACTTGTTGACaatgcaattaaaaaagttacccaagtatttgcgGAAATAATGGATACTCCATATAAAAAATTAGGCAATAACAAATCTGGTAAGTAAAACTCAATGTGGCTGGAAAGGTTGTTTAGTAATTAATTGCTACACAAATTGGTTAAATGGTATGGATAATACTTGCACCTATTTTGTGCGGAAAATAAATAGAAACCAACAAAgtatgattatttttaagtaCATACAGGATGTCCCACAGATAACATATCGGTAACGCtgttgattttataatttaagaatGTCTGATAGAGTGTAAAAATCTACCTCTTAAAAAGATTTTTCGCGGAAAAAGCGGAAGAGATTATTTTTGGCATTCAAATAGCCAAGGGtcaaaactatattaaaaatgtatcaatTTACATGgtgatttttatataattaattatatttgactTTCAATCAAAAAATCTATActaatagtataaaaaataaaatgtattttctttcaAAGAAATATAATCTTAATCCTAATTTTTGCACTAACAATCATCCTTAATTTAATCTCAAAAAAACTTAACGATCGAGAAAAAAATAGACCATTTGAATGTGGGTTCGGCCCAAAAAATCTAGGACGATTACcattttctttacaattttttctagttgctgtcatttttgttatttttcacgTAGAATTTACTCTCCTCCTTCCCataattttagcaataaaaatCTCTAATTCAGCAAAATTCTCTCTAACCTTaaacctatttattattattttgctacttgaattataatatataagtctgtctacaataaaaattactaaattttaaagaagGCGTAAAATTTGATGTTTTGAAATCGAACAGCATTGCCGTTCCCCTAAACCGTCTAATGTGCCATTCAccctgggacaccctgtatttaaccTGACAAAAACAGCTCTTGCCCCATAAAGGCACTAATATAAAACAAGAAAAtgctttttgagaaaatattgGCCTTCCACGTGACGACCATCCCTTGTTTACATCAGCTTATGATTCAGACTAAATTTAGAGATTCATTAGATTTATTTTCAAACCTCGGGTATAACATAACAATTCACGAATTACCCCGTGGTTGCGAGTAAATGATTTTATGTTCGGACAAAGACGTTCTTTAACTACATATTAGATACTGTTAATTTGACTTTTGAATTGACGGTTTCTGAGTTATTGATTGTATACGAGACCGTCCAACGAAGGCCTTGGGTGCGCGTATTAATGCGTTGCAATGACAAGTATAAGTCAGaagttaaaaagagaaatattgCGTTTCTCCTACTTTACTAATAGTCCGAACTGAACGTATAGATAGTGCGGTGAAGCATTGTAAAGAGGAGAAAAAATAACCACAAGctttgaaagaaattttattttatggtcCCTAactgaaaaaatagttttaagttCAGCTTTTTCTCTTACTGCTTTTAAGATGTTACTTGTATTATCTAGATAGATTGAAAATCTTGTAAAAACACACTCAAGCAA
Encoded proteins:
- the LOC126740821 gene encoding substance-K receptor-like yields the protein MNGSELNLTSSSHNTTIDYETEDFPNTIWYNKGTKDLITKLCMFIPLCIAGLAGNLWVIYVLKSNRHIRTPSNLILGNMAVADMLSTIIYPCFIFVYDYYQNYKLGPVGCKLEGPLECTILLASVISMSAITYDRLTAIVLPNESKIDKPRAKMVICLSWLIAMGLSTPLGFFRNYRERNWKNFDETYCIEDAIVVNIYWYVIITALVLLPLSIQMICYSAIFVKLSKYEKIIVKNFSHHQMGYKRNAAKMMFIVILTFMICHLPYTAFIMYRHQVLKASASGVTTSVTNIVQGTYYTLWFASKYLLIANAAVNPLIYSVTNVSFRTAFRKTKLCRWILSESLPTKTPNKKPNPPQSPSKVGKRKNIFFIFKKYKSSDIRDSTSTKVEIVNTKL